One window of the Octopus sinensis linkage group LG3, ASM634580v1, whole genome shotgun sequence genome contains the following:
- the LOC115209921 gene encoding uncharacterized protein LOC115209921, giving the protein MDPLRKLSFWIVTLLALGLSGINGRPSLENNANFDKSFQKFLKQFQYRGASVALMRQGKLLYSHGYGSTQNNVKMTPEVLFPASNISKLLTAVSVLKLVENGKVNLTAKVFGKFGILNHLRPWSIFRTDNRLYDIIVDDLLRHAGGWDSAMPPMFDPVLNSIYLKNGYRIPNITSIMQLKNTAEMKDIFRYMMSIPLNFKPGTKSVHSHLGYVILDQIIEKVQNYDYPTFVRKNILEPCGMWHTRFGKHMKENRIKNMVKRSLVGNFNTTYSLHLEREVVSLTDGWYTNVYDIMRFFRCLDHTGTHRLLKKSSIKSLLAKPRKMKASGSWVGANLNVNKHGRVCLEGDGIIDGMLLCHRNFLQTVQNPGNSSYMSSETFVMLLVGGHNKPLPVQNFMNYFKDWSQNGANYFSYDLADIRVGHVGVNEQIIKYKLSEHHISAYVNAIKDQHFKIEWINAFEYNRESYFSVISKINPDESLSSFYLEHGLDEKGLLHFKHLYSKENVYLSLLQSYISFAHTDKNRYMALFDTVKEEPVDIRFGIRQYSQCYKLFAQVYNEKGYVPRVQSFVHIDQEPQVCFILEKKPVKEYKEYIDISLKELTESVVSNAKAHRVMTYLDTSSKYKRPRFSVIFRKDPSRQGTFKNNVEISQLEDIIADGYLKDSFFPKLIAGYSDKKGTLYFAIYMERIL; this is encoded by the coding sequence GAATCAATGGAAGACCAAGTCTTGAGAACAATGCAAATTTTGACAAATCTTTCCAGAAATTTTTAAAGCAATTCCAATATCGAGGTGCATCTGTTGCTTTGATGCGCCAAGGGAAACTCTTATACTCCCATGGTTATGGCAGTACACAGAATAATGTTAAAATGACACCAGAAGTCTTGTTTCCAGcttcaaatatttctaaattactCACTGCTGTATCCGTTCTTAAACTTGTTGAAAATGGTAAAGTGAACCTTACTGCTAAAGTCTTTGGTAAGTTTGGAATTTTGAATCACTTACGACCTTGGAGCATTTTTCGAACTGACAACAGGCTGTATGACATTATAGTCGATGACCTTCTTCGGCATGCTGGTGGCTGGGATTCAGCTATGCCACCAATGTTTGATCCAGTTCTGAATTCTATTTACTTAAAAAATGGTTATCGCATTCCAAACATCACTTCCATCATGCAGTTAAAGAACACTGCTGAAATGAAGGATATTTTCAGATACATGATGTCGATTCCACTGAATTTTAAACCAGGAACGAAATCAGTTCATTCTCATCTTGGTTATGTTATTCTGGACCAAATTATTGAGAAAGTTCAAAATTACGATTATCCAACATTtgtaaggaaaaatattttagagCCTTGTGGAATGTGGCATACAAGATTCGGAaaacatatgaaagaaaacaGGATAAAGAATATGGTTAAACGTAGCTTGGTCGGAAACTTTAATACAACTTATTCTCTACACCTAGAGAGGGAGGTGGTCTCTCTCACTGATGGCTGGTATACCAATGTTTATGATATTATGCGCTTTTTTCGATGCTTGGATCATACTGGTACACATCGATTACTtaaaaaatcttccatcaaaagtCTCTTGGCAAAACCAAGAAAAATGAAAGCTTCAGGCTCATGGGTTGGTGCTAACCTAAATGTGAACAAACATGGTCGAGTTTGTCTGGAAGGAGATGGCATAATTGATGGTATGCTGTTGTGCCACCGGAACTTCTTACAAACGGTTCAGAATCCAGGTAATTCCTCATATATGTCTTCAGAGACATTTGTTATGCTATTAGTTGGTGGTCACAATAAACCATTACCAGTTCAAAACTTCATGAATTATTTCAAAGATTGGTCGCAAAATGGTGCTAATTACTTCTCTTATGATTTGGCCGATATTCGGGTAGGGCATGTAGGAGTTAACGAACAAATTATTAAATACAAGTTGTCTGAACACCATATTTCAGCATATGTCAATGCTATTAAAGACCAACACTTCAAAATTGAATGGATAAATGCTTTTGAGTATAATAGAGAATCTTATTTTTCTGTTATCTCTAAAATAAACCCAGATGAAAGTCTTAGTTCTTTCTATCTGGAGCATGGGCTTGACGAGAAGGGTTTGCTCCACTTCAAACATCTTTATTCCAAGGAAAATGTATATCTGTCTTTATTACAGAGCTATATCAGtttcgcacacacagacaaaaacagaTATATGGCACTATTTGATACGGTGAAAGAGGAACCTGTTGATATTCGATTTGGAATTCGACAATATTCCCAATGTTACAAATTGTTTGCTCAAGTTTATAATGAGAAGGGTTATGTCCCAAGAGTCCAAAGTTTTGTCCACATTGATCAAGAACCACAAGTGTGTTTCATTTTGGAAAAGAAACCTGTAAAAGAGTACAAAGAATACATAGATATTTCCCTGAAGGAACTGACTGAGAGCGTTGTCTCAAATGCTAAGGCACACCGTGTTATGACATACTTGGACACTTCCAGCAAGTATAAAAGACCAAGATTTTCAGTCATTTTCAGGAAAGACCCTTCCAGACAAGGCACATTCAAAAACAATGTCGAGATATCACAGCTTGAAGATATCATTGCCGATGGGTACTTGAAGGACAGTTTTTTCCCAAAACTAATTGCTGGATATTCAGATAAGAAAGGCACATtatattttgccatttatatggAAAGAATCTTATAA